In a genomic window of Lepisosteus oculatus isolate fLepOcu1 chromosome 5, fLepOcu1.hap2, whole genome shotgun sequence:
- the LOC138239094 gene encoding olfactory receptor 1E16-like codes for MPEANRTQITEFFILGFPGLLPQYHSLVSALFFLIYMAILIGNGFIVVVIIIEKNLQKPTYLIFGNLAVADLAFSTTTLPKIIARYWFGSQAIPFSACFLQMFFVHYLGSVNSFLLMIMAIDRYVAICNPLRYSTLLKNNNVFIMCAFSWGITIFIVANLAIRAVTLPFCGPDVIVHCYCDHIGITRLACADIRSYSLVALISAMLVLLVPLFFIIFSYVQIILSVMRIASSEGRYKAFSTCSSQLCIIALYYLPRCFVYLANSVNIAINTDFRIVLILTYSLVPPMINPLIYCFKTKEIKQNLVKKLRSKTAENRVSEYTT; via the exons ATGCCTGAGGCAAACAGAACCCAAATCACAGAGTTTTTCATCTTGGGTTTCCCTGGACTTCTGCCACAATACCATTCACTGGTgtctgctcttttttttctcatttacatGGCAATTCTAATTGGGAATGGATTTATTGTTGTGGTCATCATCATTGAGAAAAACCTGCAGAAACCCACCTATCTCATCTTCGGGAACCTTGCAGTGGCAGATTTAGCTTTCAGTACAACTACATTGCCCAAAATCATTGCCAGGTACTGGTTCGGTTCCCAAGCTATCCCTTTTTCTGCTTGTTTCctacaaatgttttttgtccATTACTTGGGATCAGTAAATTCATTTCTTTTAATGATAATGGCAATCGACCGCTATGTTGCAATATGTAACCCTCTCAGGTATTCAACATTGCTTAAAAACAACAATGTATTCATTATGTGTGCTTTTTCATGGGGTATAACAATATTTATAGTAGCTAATTTAGCCATTCGGGCAGTCACTTTGCCTTTTTGTGGGCCCGATGTTATTGTACATTGTTACTGTGATCACATAGGAATAACCAGGCTAGCTTGTGCAGACATCAGGTCCTATAGCTTAGTGGCTTTAATTAGTGCCATGCTTGTGTTGCTCGTTCCCCTTTTCTTCATAATATTTTCTTATGTTCAGATCATTCTCTCTGTTATGAGGATTGCGAGCTCTGAAGGGAGATACAAAGCATTCTCCACCTGCTCTTCTCAGCTGTGTATTATAGCTCTTTATTACCTTCCCAGGTGTTTTGTTTACCTAGCAAACAGTGTGAATATTGCGATAAACACTGATTTCCGCATTGTCCTGATTCTGACTTACAGCCTGGTGCCTCCCATGATAAACCCTCTGATTTACTgcttcaaaacaaaagaaatcaaGCAGAACTTGGTCAAAAAGTTAAGATCTAAAACAGCTGAAAACCGGGTGAGCG aGTACACTACATGA
- the LOC138239095 gene encoding olfactory receptor 1E16-like, translating into MPEENRTQITEFFILGFPGLLPQYHSLVSALFFLIYVAILIGNGFIVVVLIIEKNLQKPTYLIFGNLAVADLAFSTTTLPKIIARYWFGSQAIPFSACFLQMFFVHYLGSVNSFLLMIMAIDRYVAICNPLRYPTLLKNTNVFIMCAFSWGVTVFIVAISAIRAVTLPFCGPDVIVHCYCDHIGITRLACADIRSYSLVALISAMLVLFVPLFFIIFSYVQIILSVMRIASSEGRYKAFSTCSSQLCIIALYYLPRCFVYLANSVNIAINTDFRIVLILTYSLVPPMINPLIYCFKTKEIKQNLVKKLRSKTAENRVLKK; encoded by the exons ATGCCTGAGGAAAACAGAACCCAAATCACAGAGTTTTTCATCTTGGGTTTCCCTGGACTTCTGCCACAATACCATTCACTGGTgtctgctcttttttttctcatttacgTGGCAATTCTAATTGGGAATGGATTTATTGTTGTGGTCCTCATCATTGAGAAAAACCTGCAGAAACCCACCTATCTCATCTTCGGGAACCTTGCAGTGGCAGATTTAGCTTTCAGTACGACTACATTGCCCAAAATCATTGCCAGGTACTGGTTCGGTTCCCAAGCTATCCCCTTTTCTGCTTGTTTCctacaaatgttttttgtccATTACTTGGGATCAGTAAATTCATTTCTTTTAATGATAATGGCAATCGACCGCTATGTTGCAATATGTAACCCTCTCAGGTATCCAACGTTGCTTAAAAATACCAATGTATTCATTATGTGTGCTTTTTCATGGGGTGTAACAGTATTTATTGTTGCTATTTCAGCTATTCGGGCAGTCACTTTGCCTTTTTGTGGGCCCGATGTTATTGTACATTGTTACTGTGATCACATAGGAATAACCAGGCTTGCTTGTGCAGACATCAGGTCCTATAGCTTAGTGGCTTTAATTAGTGCCATGCTTGTATTGTTCGTTCCCCTTTTCTTTATAATATTTTCTTATGTTCAGATCATTCTCTCTGTTATGAGGATTGCGAGCTCTGAAGGGAGATACAAAGCATTTTCCACCTGCTCTTCTCAGCTGTGTATCATAGCTCTCTATTACCTTCCCAGGTGTTTTGTTTACCTAGCAAACAGTGTGAATATTGCGATAAACACTGATTTCCGCATTGTCCTGATTCTGACTTACAGCCTGGTGCCACCCATGATAAACCCTCTTATTTACTgcttcaaaacaaaagaaatcaaGCAGAACTTGGTCAAAAAGTTAAGATCTAAAACAGCTGAAAACCGG GTTCTAAAAAAGTAG